In Hymenobacter volaticus, the genomic window TCGGCTGCTGAATACGTATCGTTTGTTACAATTTGTGTGATTGTTTGCGAGTTATTCAAGGCCGAACCATCAGCTGGTACTGAGACAGTAATCGTGTTGTTGCCAACCGCTGAAGGAGTAAAAGCACCAAAAGAAACAACAGTATAATATCCTGGAGGTAGGCTAGGTATAATTGTGGCGTTAGTGAAGGTATTAGCACCTGTCACGTTGATCGTAACGGCGCGATTAGTTATAGTTGCCGTGCCAGTGTTGCTAACAACGGCTTGTATCACTTGCGAATTGTTAGTTGGAGTTTTACCTAGTGAGTATATAAGCTCTACAGCTGCATCATCAGCAGGCGCTACTCGGAATCGATAAGTTCTACCGGCGTCTGGCAGGAAGGTGTTGCGGATGAAGTGACCAGCTAAGCCTTGCCCTACCACGTTAGTGAAAACAGTGGTGTTCCAGGCTTGTGTACTAGCCTTATAAAGTAGGCTAAGTTCCGCTAGATCAGCTTCAGTAATTTGGGTGCCGCTGCTAAGCTGATTGCCTTTCAAGCCAATGAGAAACGGCTGGCCGAGTGCAGCGCTCGTTGTGGCGGTCCAGGTACCATACACAAACTCAACTGTATTGGTCCCTTCATACAGTTTGATCTGAAACTGCATGGTGGCAAATTGAGGGTTTATAGGCGTGCCACCAGGATTAGATGTAGCCTTATCACGCAGGTTCTTGAATTGAATAGTACACACTTGGCTGCCAGGAGCTCCTGATGTCGCAACCCGAAATTCAGTAGGGTTAGTTGCTTGATTGGCTGCTCCCTGCAAATCAACATTTGAAGCTGGCGCAATGATGTTGGCATCGGTAGAGTTCAAAAGCACTTCTATATCGTTCGCAGCAGTAGGGGCTACCGCGCCTAACTTGATAAAGCCGTTAGTATTAAGAACAAATTGAGTGAAAGAAGCACCGTTATAGGAGAAGGAGAACCCAATATTCTGGGCAGCTGAGTTAGCATCGTCCGTATTAGCAGTGCTGATAACTGTGCCATTGGTGCCTAGGTCAGTATAAGTGCCCGCCACATTTTGTCCTTGATTGGACAGGTAGGGATTAGAAGATACCCGAGCAGCTATGTTTGGGCGGGGCGATACTACCTGCTTAAGACGATTGATCGGTAAGTGGTCCTGCGTTTGCGATAAGCGGTTAGGCGCTTTTGACAAGCGGTTTTGCGCTTGGCCTGTTGCTGCGCTAGCTGCCAGCAGTGCCGTTAGAGCTAGCTTGCGCCAAAGCCCAATGTGCAAATTTGCCATTATGTAGAGATTTGAAATTGAGAATGAGTTTTAGAGTTCGACTAATGGACATACGAGTAAAGCAACATAGCGTAGCATCCTCAGCCCCTCAAGTTGCTGTTTTATCTTGAGAAGATACTAAGCTACGGCGGTAATATCCTTCTCTACCTACGTTCTTTGGTCTTCTGACTTCCCCTGTTTCCGCTAGCCTATAACAAATGACTACACCTGCAGCCTCTTCTTTTCGCATTGTTCTGCTTGGGGCCGGTCGGGTGGCCAGTCAACTTGGGCTGGCAGTGGTCCAAGTGGGTCACCAAGTACCGTACGTTTGGAGCCGTACTAGCAACTCAGCGGCAGCGTTGGCGGCTACATTGCCCGGCGCTGAGGTACTACCCGACCTAAACTTAACGGCCGTGCCCCCCGCCGATGTTTACCTGCTTGCCGTTTCTGATGCAGCAGTGCCCGCCGTTCTTGCACAGGCCCAATTTCCGAAGGGCGCCATTGTAGCGCATACGTCAGGGGCCGTGCCGCTCGCCGTCTTCCATGACACCCCAGATGTGCAGGGTGGGGTGTTCTATCCACTTCAGACCTTCAGTGTAGGCCGTATCTTGGATTGGCAAACAGTACCCCTGTGTATTGAGGCAGCTACGCCTACCGCCGAAGCTACGCTGCTAGCGCTGGCGCGTACTCTGAGCGCGAGTGTGCAGCGCATCGATACGGCGCAACGGCAGCTAATGCACTTGGCGGCTGTATTCGCCTGCAACTTTTCCAATCACCTTTTTGGTGTCAGTCATGCGTTGTTGCAGCAGCAGCAATTGCCTCTGGCGTTGCTGGGACCTCTTATTCACGAAACAGTGGAGAAGGCGCTTGCTAATCCGCCCTTTACGGTGCAAACGGGTCCTGCTGCCCGTCAGGATGAGCCAACCTTGGCCCGCCACCGGGAGGCACTAACGGCATATCCCGAGTGGCTTGCGTTGTATAATGTGCTGAGTAATAGTATAAAACAGCAGCAGATGGGAGGTTCGCTAAACAACCAAGGGGGGGAAGAGCTTTGAATCGGGGACAGGCATGCGTACCTTCGCCCCCTCAATTTTGCCTTGTTTGAAGATCCCTTCGTG contains:
- a CDS encoding T9SS type A sorting domain-containing protein, with the protein product MANLHIGLWRKLALTALLAASAATGQAQNRLSKAPNRLSQTQDHLPINRLKQVVSPRPNIAARVSSNPYLSNQGQNVAGTYTDLGTNGTVISTANTDDANSAAQNIGFSFSYNGASFTQFVLNTNGFIKLGAVAPTAANDIEVLLNSTDANIIAPASNVDLQGAANQATNPTEFRVATSGAPGSQVCTIQFKNLRDKATSNPGGTPINPQFATMQFQIKLYEGTNTVEFVYGTWTATTSAALGQPFLIGLKGNQLSSGTQITEADLAELSLLYKASTQAWNTTVFTNVVGQGLAGHFIRNTFLPDAGRTYRFRVAPADDAAVELIYSLGKTPTNNSQVIQAVVSNTGTATITNRAVTINVTGANTFTNATIIPSLPPGYYTVVSFGAFTPSAVGNNTITVSVPADGSALNNSQTITQIVTNDTYSAAEPNILATNGGGGLADTLDNASAGILATKYTASIARTVTAVKVHLADDSPGTANTSVGRTVYAAVLSSTGAVLGRTTDYTIQAGDIGTYKTFTLTTPVPIAVGEFYVGLALATTNNTAPFYPLGLQSEEPTRTGNFYFVDINGGTPQDVTDEVDLGRFMIEAVVTGGALGTSAALSRAVEMYPNPATGLVRLAVQGANAKGQLNATVINQLGQVVHTARLKDNFTNELNLSSLANGLYLLKVQTGSDFTTRQLVLAK
- a CDS encoding Rossmann-like and DUF2520 domain-containing protein, whose amino-acid sequence is MTTPAASSFRIVLLGAGRVASQLGLAVVQVGHQVPYVWSRTSNSAAALAATLPGAEVLPDLNLTAVPPADVYLLAVSDAAVPAVLAQAQFPKGAIVAHTSGAVPLAVFHDTPDVQGGVFYPLQTFSVGRILDWQTVPLCIEAATPTAEATLLALARTLSASVQRIDTAQRQLMHLAAVFACNFSNHLFGVSHALLQQQQLPLALLGPLIHETVEKALANPPFTVQTGPAARQDEPTLARHREALTAYPEWLALYNVLSNSIKQQQMGGSLNNQGGEEL